A genomic region of Paroedura picta isolate Pp20150507F chromosome 4, Ppicta_v3.0, whole genome shotgun sequence contains the following coding sequences:
- the PRR22 gene encoding proline-rich protein 22 isoform X2, which translates to MAPCGCFFDPRIYRIEWAMANFVQPSVYKLSGGPSPQSTYLLDSQKYLKGPIQPVPYPPYQPVANNPQFVLPFFKPEGPPANLMEQVSFINSPLRGSPLVEAPHSHSEGDAQSKDHPLQATVSGPSLKEQPAQRETCGPLNVPPVDSSSHGASIPHDLPFQDAMQGEESRENDATPYYIEDPPLLEASPGSQGSVSVPPNEIIAELEPCVVLEDIISKENNLLGEQESFDLTEKVLLEDAVKLFDCPLVNSSAEDNVEDGILGGKLRDSYGNGRFPCEDSPSGIRSLNLPDELLSFDYNVPEILGTVMSLDYLYDVNTFREDLPGESKLSLQTHLRHEAGEKRKDGPGTARKSRSVANKLQLALGPAK; encoded by the coding sequence ATGGCTCCGTGTGGGTGTTTCTTTGACCCCAGGATATACCGCATCGAGTGGGCAATGGCCAATTTTGTCCAGCCCTCGGTTTACAAACTCTCAGGTGGTCCAAGCCCCCAAAGCACGTACCTTTTGGACAGCCAGAAATACCTCAAGGGCCCCATTCAACCGGTCCCGTATCCGCCCTACCAACCCGTTGCAAACAACCCCCAGTTTGTGTTGCCTTTCTTCAAACCGGAGGGGCCTCCTGCCAACTTGATGGAGCAGGTCAGCTTCATAAACAGCCCTCTCCGTGGCTCTCCGCTTGTGGAGGCCCCCCACTCGCACAGCGAAGGTGATGCACAAAGCAAAGACCACCCGCTCCAAGCCACGGTCTCCGGGCCGTCCCTCAAGGAGCAGCCCGCTCAGAGAGAGACCTGCGGCCCTCTGAATGTGCCCCCAGTAGATTCTTCGAGCCATGGTGCATCGATCCCTCATGACCTGCCCTTCCAAGATGCCATGCAGGGAGAAGAATCCAGAGAAAATGACGCAACCCCATATTATATAGAGGACCCTCCCCTCCTGGAGGCCAGTCCAGGATCCCAGGGCTCCGTCAGTGTGCCCCCCAATGAGATAATAGCAGAACTGGAGCCTTGTGTGGTCTTGGAGGACATCATCTCCAAGGAAAACAACTTGTTGGGAGAGCAGGAGTCTTTCGACCTGACGGAGAAAGTCTTGTTGGAAGATGCCGTGAAACTCTTTGACTGCCCTCTGGTTAATTCCAGTGCTGAGGACAATGTCGAGGACGGGATCCTTGGCGGGAAACTAAGAGACAGTTACGGCAATGGCCGTTTCCCCTGTGAAGATTCACCCAGCGGCATCCGGTCTCTTAACCTGCCGGACGAGCTGCTCTCGTTCGATTACAACGTCCCGGAAATCCTCGGCACGGTGATGAGCTTGGATTACCTCTACGACGTGAATACTTTCAGGGAGGACCTACCGGGGGAAAGCAAGCTGTCCTTGCAGACTCACCTGAGACACGAAgccggagagaaaaggaaggacggTCCCGGGACAGCCAGGAAGAGCAGATCTGTGGCGAACAAACTGCAGTTGGCTTTGGGGCCAGCGAAATGA
- the PRR22 gene encoding proline-rich protein 22 isoform X1, with translation MHQPKLFYPDQETYAPRALDRPDSQPSRPFPAFVRPDNLAPVGTPNLYYPPNQEKDLFPAPPAGFHMAPCGCFFDPRIYRIEWAMANFVQPSVYKLSGGPSPQSTYLLDSQKYLKGPIQPVPYPPYQPVANNPQFVLPFFKPEGPPANLMEQVSFINSPLRGSPLVEAPHSHSEGDAQSKDHPLQATVSGPSLKEQPAQRETCGPLNVPPVDSSSHGASIPHDLPFQDAMQGEESRENDATPYYIEDPPLLEASPGSQGSVSVPPNEIIAELEPCVVLEDIISKENNLLGEQESFDLTEKVLLEDAVKLFDCPLVNSSAEDNVEDGILGGKLRDSYGNGRFPCEDSPSGIRSLNLPDELLSFDYNVPEILGTVMSLDYLYDVNTFREDLPGESKLSLQTHLRHEAGEKRKDGPGTARKSRSVANKLQLALGPAK, from the exons ATGCATCAACCTAAGCTTTTTTACCCAGACCAGGAAACGTATGCCCCTCGAGCGCTAGATCGACCGGACAGCCAGCCTAGCCGGCCCTTCCCTGCTTTCGTCCGCCCGGACAATCTCGCACCTGTAG GGACACCCAATTTGTACTATCCCCCCAATCAAGAGAAGGACCTTTTCCCAGCACCTCCGGCAG gCTTCCACATGGCTCCGTGTGGGTGTTTCTTTGACCCCAGGATATACCGCATCGAGTGGGCAATGGCCAATTTTGTCCAGCCCTCGGTTTACAAACTCTCAGGTGGTCCAAGCCCCCAAAGCACGTACCTTTTGGACAGCCAGAAATACCTCAAGGGCCCCATTCAACCGGTCCCGTATCCGCCCTACCAACCCGTTGCAAACAACCCCCAGTTTGTGTTGCCTTTCTTCAAACCGGAGGGGCCTCCTGCCAACTTGATGGAGCAGGTCAGCTTCATAAACAGCCCTCTCCGTGGCTCTCCGCTTGTGGAGGCCCCCCACTCGCACAGCGAAGGTGATGCACAAAGCAAAGACCACCCGCTCCAAGCCACGGTCTCCGGGCCGTCCCTCAAGGAGCAGCCCGCTCAGAGAGAGACCTGCGGCCCTCTGAATGTGCCCCCAGTAGATTCTTCGAGCCATGGTGCATCGATCCCTCATGACCTGCCCTTCCAAGATGCCATGCAGGGAGAAGAATCCAGAGAAAATGACGCAACCCCATATTATATAGAGGACCCTCCCCTCCTGGAGGCCAGTCCAGGATCCCAGGGCTCCGTCAGTGTGCCCCCCAATGAGATAATAGCAGAACTGGAGCCTTGTGTGGTCTTGGAGGACATCATCTCCAAGGAAAACAACTTGTTGGGAGAGCAGGAGTCTTTCGACCTGACGGAGAAAGTCTTGTTGGAAGATGCCGTGAAACTCTTTGACTGCCCTCTGGTTAATTCCAGTGCTGAGGACAATGTCGAGGACGGGATCCTTGGCGGGAAACTAAGAGACAGTTACGGCAATGGCCGTTTCCCCTGTGAAGATTCACCCAGCGGCATCCGGTCTCTTAACCTGCCGGACGAGCTGCTCTCGTTCGATTACAACGTCCCGGAAATCCTCGGCACGGTGATGAGCTTGGATTACCTCTACGACGTGAATACTTTCAGGGAGGACCTACCGGGGGAAAGCAAGCTGTCCTTGCAGACTCACCTGAGACACGAAgccggagagaaaaggaaggacggTCCCGGGACAGCCAGGAAGAGCAGATCTGTGGCGAACAAACTGCAGTTGGCTTTGGGGCCAGCGAAATGA